The sequence GGGCCCTCCTTCTTGAGGGGGACAAGTACATCCTGAAGGAAGAGCTTGCGTCTGTTGTGAAAAAGAAGGCGTATGTATTCGGAGCCGGCCCGAGTCTTGAATGGGCTTTGAAAGAATTCGAGTTCTCTGACGGGACGCTTATAGCGGCCGACGGGGCAACCTCCGCACTCCTAGAGCGGGATATAGTGCCCGACATCATCGTCTCCGACCTTGACGGCAGGATTCCCGACATAAAGCTGGCGAACGACCGGGGAGCTTTCATAGCAGTTCATGCCCACGGCGACAACGTTGACAAGCTGACCGCCTACGTGCCGCTCTTCTTGAGAGTTCTGGGAACGACCCAAACGGAACCGCTGGACATCGTTTATAACTTCGGCGGCTTTACCGACGGCGACAGGGCCGCTTTTCTGGCCGAGGAGCTGGGCGCGAGGGAGATAGTTCTGGTCGGCTTCGACTTCGGCGAAACCGTGGGGAGGTGGAGCAAGCCCGGCTTAAGGGAGCACGCCCCGATATGGGAGAGCAAGAGGAAGAAGTTCGAGTTCGCGAAAGAGCTCCTTGAATGGCTGGAGAAGAACGGAAGAGCGAGAATTAAGTACTTCTCTCCGCGTTGAACTATTCCATTAAAGAATATCTGGCGGGCCGGGCGGGATTTGAACCCGCGACCTTCGGCTCGTCGAGAAGCCTTAACGAAATGTGGGACCTCTACAAAGACCAATTCAGAGAATGGCTCTCAGGCAAAGTAACGGGCCCACGCACAGTGAAGGACTACATGAACTCGCTCAACAGGTTTTTGGAGCGCCACAAAATCAGCACAATCGGCGAGTTGGTCTCGGCCCTACAAAGCATCAACTACAAACATCACACTGTCTCGGCCCTCAGGAACTTTGTTACCTTCCTTGAACTCAACGGGATCATAGACGAAGACGACGCCAACAGGATTAGGAAATACGCAAAAATCAAGAAGACGAGCGCGGACAGGACATTTATAACAAATGACGAGCTAAGAGAGGCATGGAAACAAGTCAAGGCATACAACGAAAAGCGTCGCGAGCTGACGTTTAAACTGCTCGTCTTCTCCGGGCTTCGCTTATCCCATATTCACTACCTACTCACCACATTCGACCCTGAAAAGCTGATTTTCCTCGGCGATATAGCAAAGTATCCTCTGCAGGAAGCCGGCAAAGGTACAAAGAGGGTGTTCTACGCCTACATGCCGACAGAACTCGCGCTGGAGCTTGAAAGACTCTCAGACAGCTACGATGCTATGAGAGAGTGGGTAAAGAATTTCAAACCACCAGCACACCGTGTCAAGGCGAGAACGATTAGAAAATGGCACTACAACTTTCTCATCAGGCACGACGTCTCTTTTGAGGTTGCGGACTTCATTCAAGGCCGTTCTGCAAAGAGTGTGGGGGAACGACATTACGCCAACCTAGAACTCCTAGCTGACGAGGCATATTCCACGGTTGTTAATGACCTGAAAAAGGTGCTGGAGGGTGATCGGGATGATTGAGCTGATTAGATGGGCACTGTTTATCTTGGTGGTCTCAATGTGGGCTTTCTATGCCGTGCTGATGCTGTACGATGTTCTCTTCCGCCCCTGGAGACTCGTGGAAGAGCAAATCATAACGATTGAAAGGAACATCGAGACTCTCAAAAGGGGCGGTTGGAGGGCGAAGCTCCACAGCTGGATTTCAATGCCGCTCTGGCATGGTGATGTTGGAAGGCATTTGAAATACCTGCTCGGCCTGCGCGAGTTGAAGCGGGCCGAGTTAGAGCTTTTTGAAAGACTGAAATCCGAAAGGAGGTGAGCGGAGGATGGCCCGGAGAATCGGGGAGAAAGGGGTAATCGTTAGGGGAATAGCAACCGATGCGAACACTGAGTTGATGGCTAAGGTTCTGGCTCATGTGAAAAAGTCCTCAAAGGCTCAAGTTTACAGGGAGGCAGTAGCAAAGCTTTTTAGGGACGAATTTGGAAATAAGTCGGTTCACCAAGTGATCAAGGAGCTCGGGGTTGAGCTATGAGAAGACTAAGGAGTCTAATTTCTCTAGAGCTAGTGTGGCTTCTACTCATAGCATTTTTTATCAACTTTTCAATCATTTACGGAAGAAAAATGCCGGTTGGGGCAAACGGGGGAGACACAGTAATCCACATGGGTATCATCAGAGGGATATACCTTGGCAGAAACCCCTTCCTTGACCAGCATTACAATGTCCCGCCTAACTGGTATCCTTTCCTGTACCATCTTCTGATAGCAGCACTCTCAAAGCTCACAAACATTTCAATTTGGACTCTCATGATCTGGACTCCCCTAATTTTTGCCATGCTGATGGTGACTGCATGGTACTTCCTCGGACGGGAACTCAACAAAGAATATGGCGGCCTGTTATTAGGAGCTCTTTCCTTCCTTATAATGGGTTCACAACTTTTCCCAAACCCAAAAGCTCTCATTCCGATATTACTTGCTCTTCTCTATCTGGAAATTGTAAAATACTTGAGGAAAAGAAAGAGAAAACACGCAGTATATGCGGGAGTTCTTTTGGGCCTTATGCTGTGGAGCCATGTCGGAGCGAGCTTTCCTGTTCTGGCTGGAGTCCTTCTGTACGCTCTGCTCAAACTCAAAGAGGATAAAAACTTGTTGCTTATCCCGTTGGTTGCAGTAGTCGTGATCTCACCCTACCTCATTAACATAGCCCTACATGTGCAACCCGAAGCAACAGGAATGGTTGAGGGCTTGTGGTTGAAAGAATTGACGCTAAACAGAACATGGGTAAGAATAAAGCCTCCCTTGTGGGGTTTTGCCTTACTTTTGACTGCCTTAGTCATTGCGTTCAGGAAGAAAGAAAATGAAGAGTTTTGGAAGTTCATGCTTGTGAGTATTAGTGCAATGCTACTTGTCAACATTCTCCCCTCGATTTTATATTCAACGATGGGCTTGGAGATTTTTCCCTCCCGCTTTGCGATACCATTGCGTTATTCCTCTGTCTTACTGTACTTCTACGCAATAACAGAGCTCATAAGGAGTGCAAAGGTTCGGAAAATCGTAGTTTATGCTATTGCTACTATACTGGTCCTGCACGGATCATTAGGATTTCTTCACTACAATTATACACACATCAGCTCAAAAGTCACATACAAGAATTTCACAGAATTAAGGGACGGTTATGGTGGAAAATATGTTACGGGGCTCGTGAAAGTATCCGAATGGGTTAACAAAAACACACAACGAGACGACTACATTATTGGACACCCTTATACTTTGGAATGGATTGCGGGTTTCACGGGACGGCCTGTCGTGGCTGTAACATTTGGACATGGAAATCCGTTTATCGATATGGAGGAACGGAGGGAGGACATAAAGCGATTTTTCAAAGATCCTCAAGATAGAAAAGAAGTCGTTGAAAAGTATGGGGTTAGATATGCTATCGTTGATCCTTTTGTTGTGAGAACATATAACGTCACTGTGGACTCGTTTTCAAGTGATTTTAGAGTTGTATTTGAATGGGGAGATTTCTATGTGTTAGAAATTCAAAATTCTTCGCTAATTTTTAGCTAAATCTTAGCTGATACGGGCTTAAAGGAGTTTTTCGACGATTCTGTTAGTTACATTGGGCCTTCCTCCGCTCTAATCAGTTCTCTCAACTCAGATTCATGGTAGAGGGCTGAGCCGGCAGGGCGGGCACGCCCACGGCGATGAGGCCGTCATTGCTTCCGGGGGTGGTAGTATGGACTCTCTTGAGGGGATTGCTCGGGAGATTGAGGCTCTTGACAAGTATGCAGTGAGGCTTCGAGAGCAGATTAATGCAGCACAGCGCGAGCTCGCGAGGGTCACGCGTAAGAAACAACAACTGGTGACAGAGCTTTCTCGGCTCAAAAAGGCGCGGAAGGTGACGGCAGTATGAGGTCAAAAAGCCTCGCTCAGCTGGTTCTCTTTGTCCTCATCGCAGCATTCTGGTACAAGATTGCATGGTCAATCATGACGAAGGAGGCTTTAGCGGTCGGCGCGATCGGTGGTTTGATGATGCATTGGGCGCTGACGAACAAGGGGAACAGGAACATCGTGCTGATAAGGCCTCTCACGAGTGGCTGGAGGGTTCTACTGTACGACATGATGCTGTTGAGCTTCATCTACGCGCTCTGGCAGGCGAATGGCACGGCTCTTCTCGACGCGCTTAAGAACTCGGTGCAGAACCTCGCGCTTTTCCTCGCCCTCGCGGGCGGGATTGGGGTTGACTACTCGGTTGGGGGGGTGAAAAATGGACGTTATCGGGCTGGTTCTCGCGTTTGGATTGATTGGGCTCGGTGTTGTCATGCTTGGGCTTAGCATTGACACGTGGGCGCTCTCAAGGAGGTGGTCTAGATGAAGAAGCTCGGAGTTGTGCTCGCTCTGCTGGTGTTGTTTGGATCCATGACATGGGGATATACCAACGCAAGGACGCTGGCGATTTTCAGCGTTGATTTTTCGACAGATACCAGTCTTGTTGATACGTATAGCACGGGCTCATGGGTTACAGATGTAGATCTGGAGCATTGGTTCTTAGATGCGATTTGTCAGGGCTCAAAGGGCGGGATTGGCTACGATGATACGAAGAAGGCGTTTTATCTTAAGCTGGACAGTTCTGGCAACACGGGGCATCACAGGGCGAGGGTTGCAATTCTGAAGGAGAATATCACGAATGTTCCTGAGAACCTCACGGTCAAAATGACGATTTACGCAACTACTAACAGGGGTGCGGCTGTTGGTGCTGTGATTTTCACTAAGAGCGGGATCGTTTATTCAGTAATGCACTACGGCGGTGATAATTGGGAAATTGGGACAGATTACGGCTCAGAGACTATGGGAAAACTGGCATGGGTCGATAATGATTACAGATTTAATGATTTAAACTGGACGGCTGTTAATGCTGGATTTACCACAGTATCTTTCTCACCGTTCGATGATTTGGCGGCAAAAGGTGTACAGCTTTCGCCCGACGATGTGGATCATATAAATGTGTTCTTTGGCGGTATGATATACAATGATGTTGTCCAGTATGTTTACCTCAAGAGCATCGAGGTCACAGGTCCCGGCGGAGTCGTTACCTTCTACCTCAAGGATGGCCTAACCGGTCAGGGGCTTACTGAGGTAACAGTAAAGGAGTCAGACGGCTCCGTTTTGGGAGTTCTTAGTGATGGGGACAGTTTAGAGCTGCCAGTGGGCACTTATGTGCTGACTTTTGAAAAGAGTGGTTACTGGACGGCCACCGAGACCATCAATGTTCAAGGCGACATGACTGTCACCGTTGAGCTTTATCCGACCACGGCAGCATTTATGTTCAAGAACTTCCCGACGAGTATAAACGTATATGAGAATACGATCCACGAGCTGACGTTCACGATCAGCCCAATAAACACAAATTCGACCTATGCCACCTACATGAGCATAAGTGGGCTTTCTAATGTTCTTGAAGTTAGAAGAGAGGGCTCC is a genomic window of Thermococcus guaymasensis DSM 11113 containing:
- a CDS encoding 6-hydroxymethylpterin diphosphokinase MptE-like protein, translating into MKWKDWEPFYLRIVREMGYSIEKDREAARVLRALLLEGDKYILKEELASVVKKKAYVFGAGPSLEWALKEFEFSDGTLIAADGATSALLERDIVPDIIVSDLDGRIPDIKLANDRGAFIAVHAHGDNVDKLTAYVPLFLRVLGTTQTEPLDIVYNFGGFTDGDRAAFLAEELGAREIVLVGFDFGETVGRWSKPGLREHAPIWESKRKKFEFAKELLEWLEKNGRARIKYFSPR
- a CDS encoding integrase codes for the protein MWDLYKDQFREWLSGKVTGPRTVKDYMNSLNRFLERHKISTIGELVSALQSINYKHHTVSALRNFVTFLELNGIIDEDDANRIRKYAKIKKTSADRTFITNDELREAWKQVKAYNEKRRELTFKLLVFSGLRLSHIHYLLTTFDPEKLIFLGDIAKYPLQEAGKGTKRVFYAYMPTELALELERLSDSYDAMREWVKNFKPPAHRVKARTIRKWHYNFLIRHDVSFEVADFIQGRSAKSVGERHYANLELLADEAYSTVVNDLKKVLEGDRDD
- a CDS encoding glycosyltransferase family 39 protein; this translates as MRRLRSLISLELVWLLLIAFFINFSIIYGRKMPVGANGGDTVIHMGIIRGIYLGRNPFLDQHYNVPPNWYPFLYHLLIAALSKLTNISIWTLMIWTPLIFAMLMVTAWYFLGRELNKEYGGLLLGALSFLIMGSQLFPNPKALIPILLALLYLEIVKYLRKRKRKHAVYAGVLLGLMLWSHVGASFPVLAGVLLYALLKLKEDKNLLLIPLVAVVVISPYLINIALHVQPEATGMVEGLWLKELTLNRTWVRIKPPLWGFALLLTALVIAFRKKENEEFWKFMLVSISAMLLVNILPSILYSTMGLEIFPSRFAIPLRYSSVLLYFYAITELIRSAKVRKIVVYAIATILVLHGSLGFLHYNYTHISSKVTYKNFTELRDGYGGKYVTGLVKVSEWVNKNTQRDDYIIGHPYTLEWIAGFTGRPVVAVTFGHGNPFIDMEERREDIKRFFKDPQDRKEVVEKYGVRYAIVDPFVVRTYNVTVDSFSSDFRVVFEWGDFYVLEIQNSSLIFS